From a region of the Asterias amurensis chromosome 2, ASM3211899v1 genome:
- the LOC139934078 gene encoding uncharacterized protein produces the protein MARQARTTLCFGLVLLISLVSKALAQGWPYRRYCPCICSELSSPELTYALGPGMFKQVDCQYRNLNDVPSSFPPDTQVLLLNNNNILNITDNIDYLYDLKYLDVSHNFLSAIYRDDIAANRRLQFINAGWNQISYISRLSFKTMSKLKHLLLSTNNLLYIPQAVYGLTTLAVLDLSKNKILGVFSDSLQGLDRLQFLLLENNNIGTVQLGAFFQTPQLVNLNLDGNRITYLPPQIFNGLTSLEVLKLNDNLLQGVTSGVFNILYNIQTLDLHGNRVTSLDRATFHGLSLLQNLDLKENEIRSLPMTLFQGLVSLQTLDISENPNIGTLPYGLFAGLYNLQTITLSHVTRVPQNLFTGLTKLQSIRMSDSRLPLITPSYFMDLSQLQVLELPNNCIEILQPSSFSRLRILATLDLSDNLIKSVDNTPFSGTRFPSLTRLHLQNNRIGEIQAGAFANLPSLQELRLDNNSIPLIPAGIFSHGTKLRSITLDNNQIHTIDGGFIPTITNVDRLTVVNNYLSCDCQLFEFAQWFQQHWQSVERANDVYCYAPEVYKNRRLIDLITTNKNPFICVHPRITTEPKIANVTKVMGENVYLHCHITPKAVATLTWTLPSLLEIDAPSFPPLMNHTTRALANHYGTLVLYDIQKNNSGIYKCTSSNTIGSDFIIYNVVVNDRPPPTLTPPTTKAPRPGTTHAGVPGTTHAGVPGGATTIRPGHNGTDSPCHPNPCMNDGVCSDILKEHSEENSSVLSQESTEFGQDPLMYVVRCTCHKNYGGSLCQYRKPETPREITVIRSTKNYITLTWKGAEMQHVQGYRVLYSIVGERTVIKSVPIHPTVQTYTMEELDMDVSYRICVVAFNEGGESLLGSSNCIWAETQKAAERKNSIFNMQLVAIGGGCLAVVIGLFLIGYVYQKLKERQQDKEEFGEPSSMQQAGRTGSVSEVLRRNVRRPMTSTSSFYSNSDDVMLIDIQGYPERQMYMNPMDSRQGMLRGDLDRTHGFREFIPGEPDLFPKAANKRKTLKIQDTSM, from the exons ATGGCGAGGCAGGCACGTACTACGCTTTGCTTTGGACTGGTGCTTTTGATAAGCTTAGTGTCAAAGGCTCTTGCACAAGGATGGCCGTACAGGAGGTACTGTCCATGTATCTGCAGCGAGTTATCCTCCCCTGAGCTGACGTATGCTTTAGGGCCTGGTATGTTCAAACAGGTCGATTGTCAGTATCGGAATCTGAATGACGTACCTTCATCGTTCCCGCCTGACACGCAAGTTCTACTCTTGAACAACAATAACATTCTGAATATCACCGACAACATCGACTACCTGTACGATTTGAAATATCTGGATGTCTCCCACAACTTCTTGAGCGCGATCTACCGTGACGACATTGCAGCGAACAGGCGACTTCAATTTATAAACGCTGGTTGGAACCAGATTTCTTATATTTCTCGCTTATCTTTTAAAACAATGTCTAAATTGAAGCATCTGCTGCTCTCCACAAACAATCTGCTTTATATTCCGCAAGCTGTTTACGGCTTGACGACACTGGCCGTGCTTGACCTctccaaaaataaaattttaggAGTCTTCTCGGATTCCTTGCAAGGGCTGGATAGATTACAGTTTCTGCTActggaaaacaacaacattggaACTGTACAGCTGGGAGCTTTCTTTCAGACCCCACAGCTCGTGAATCTCAACCTGGACGGGAACAGGATAACTTACCTACCACCTCAAATCTTCAACGGTCTGACTTCTCTGGAAGTCCTGAAACTCAACGACAACCTTCTTCAAGGAGTAACCTCTGGGGTCTTTAACATCCTTTACAACATACAAACTCTTGATCTTCACGGCAATAGGGTGACTTCCTTAGATAGAGCTACATTCCATGGATTGAGCTTACTACAGAACCTTGACCTTAAAGAAAATGAAATTCGTAGTCTCCCGATGACACTATTTCAGGGTCTAGTAAGCCTGCAGACCTTGGACATCTCAGAGAACCCAAATATTGGAACCTTGCCGTATGGACTATTTGCTGGACTCTACAACCTACAGACCATTACTTTAAGCCATGTGACAAGGGTACCACAGAATCTCTTCACTGGCCTAACCAAATTGCAATCAATCAGAATGTCTGACAGTAGGCTGCCTTTAATTACTCCTTCTTACTTCATGGACCTCTCCCAACTGCAAGTTCTAGAGCTGCCGAATAATTGCATCGAGATTCTCCAGCCTAGCTCCTTCAGTCGACTGCGGATTCTAGCCACTTTAGATTTGTCAGACAACCTGATCAAATCTGTAGATAACACACCTTTCTCTGGTACTAGATTCCCGTCTCTGACGAGGTTACATCTGCAAAACAATCGCATTGGTGAGATCCAGGCAGGTGCCTTTGCCAACTTACCAAGCCTACAAGAGCTTCGTCTGGACAATAACAGCATCCCCCTCATTCCTGCTGGAATATTCTCCCATGGCACCAAACTGCGATCCATCACTCTGGATAATAACCAAATACACACCATAGACGGAGGTTTTATACCTACGATCACTAACGTGGACCGGCTTACTGTGGTCAACAACTACCTTAGTTGTGACTGCCAGTTGTTTGAATTTGCCCAATGGTTCCAGCAGCACTGGCAGAGTGTGGAGAGGGCAAATGACGTCTACTGCTATGCGCCAGAGGTGTACAAAAACAGGCGACTGATTGACTTGATCACTACAAACAAGAACCCTTTCATTTGCGTGCACCCAAGGATTACAACTGAGCCCAAAATAGCAAATGTGACAAAGGTAATGGGAGAAAATGTCTACCTCCACTGCCACATCACCCCAAAAGCAGTCGCAACTCTGACTTGGACATTACCGAGCCTACTAGAGATAGATGCTCCGTCCTTCCCTCCACTCATGAATCACACAACCAGAGCATTGGCTAATCACTACGGGACATTGGTTCTATACGACATCCAGAAAAACAACTCTGGTATCTACAAATGTACATCCTCAAACACAATCGGCTCAGACTTTATTATATACAACGTGGTGGTCAACGACAGGCCTCCCCCAACCCTAACACCACCTACTACAAAGGCTCCAAGACCAGGTACCACTCATGCTGGTGTACCAGGTACCACTCATGCTGGTGTACCAG GAGGGGCAACCACTATAAGGCCCGGACACAATGGAACCGATTCACCCTGTCATCCCAACCCTTGCATGAATGACGGAGTATGTAGCGACATATTAAAAGAGCACAGTGAAGAAAACAGCTCCGTGTTGAGCCAGGAGAGCACCGAGTTTGGCCAAGACCCACTCATGTACGTTGTGCGGTGCACGTGTCACAAGAATTACGGCGGCAGTCTGTGTCAGTACCGCAAGCCGGAGACCCCAAGGGAAATCACAGTCATCAGATCCACCAAGAATTACATCACATTAACGTGGAAAGGCGCGGAAATGCAACATGTACAAGGATACCGTGTGCTTTACAGCATTGTTGGCGAGAGGACGGTAATAAAAAGCGTGCCAATACATCCCACCGTACAGACCTACACCATGGAGGAACTAGATATGGATGTCTCATACAGGATTTGCGTGGTAGCATTCAACGAAGGTGGAGAGAGCCTTCTCGGTAGTAGCAACTGCATTTGGGCTGAAACGCAAAAGGCTGCCGAGCGTAAAAACTCAATCTTCAACATGCAACTGGTAGCTATTGGCGGTGGATGTCTCGCGGTGGTTATCGGGCTTTTCTTAATCGGTTACGTCTATCAGAAGCTCAAAGAACGCCAGCAAGACAAGGAAGAGTTTGGAGAACCTTCCTCGATGCAGCAGGCGGGACGAACAGGTTCAGTCTCCGAGGTACTGCGCCGCAACGTGCGAAGGCCGATGACCAGTACCTCGTCGTTTTACAGCAACTCAGATGATGTCATGCTTATTGATATTCAGGGGTACCCGGAAAGACAAATGTACATGAATCCAATGGACTCAAGACAAGGCATGCTTCGGGGAGACTTGGACAGAACTCATGGATTTCGGGAATTTATACCGGGGGAGCCGGATCTATTTCCTAAAGCGGCCAATAAACGAAAGACTCTTAAGATACAGGATACATCAATGTGA